One Desulfonatronum thiodismutans genomic window, CGGGACGAGCGGAACCAATACTTCATCACGCATGTTCGGGATTTTGACCGCCATGCCGCCCCGATCACCACCCTGGCCACGGAGTACACCCGCAAGGGGTTTGCCGCGGCGGACGCCGCCGGGGTCGTGGGGCTGCACTATCCCACCTCCCAGCGGACCCTCCTCCTGAAGCCGGTGGCGGACTCGCCCATCCGGACCTTGGCCTTTTCCCCGACCAACGCGGCCCTGCTGGCCCTGGACGAGACTCAAAGTCTGCACCTGCTGGACGTGGACAATCCGCACCCGGAATACTCGTTCAGCGCCTTGTGGCAAAAGGTCTGGTACGAGGGCCGGTCCGCACCGGACTATGTCTGGCAGTCCTCCTCGGCCTCGGACGAGTTCGAATCCAAATTCAGTCAGATGCCCCTGACCTTGGGCACGCTCAAGGCCTCGTTCTACGCCATGCTCATTGCCATGCCCCTGGCCGTGCTCGGGGCCATCTACGCGGCGTATTTCATGAGTCCCAAGCTGCGGGCCGTGGTCAAGCCGTCCATCGAGGTCATGGAAGCCCTGCCCACGGTTATTCTCGGCTTTCTGGCCGGGCTCTGGCTGGCGCCGTTCGTGGAGAGCAATCTGCCCGCGGTTTTTTCCATCGTGGTCTTCATGCCCCTGATGATGCTTCTGACCGCCTTTTTATGGAGCATGTTGCCGCACCGCGTCCGTTTGCTGGTTCCGGACGGCTGGGAAGCGGCTCTGCTCGTGCCCATGCTTCTGGTTTTCGGCTGGGTCTGCGTCACGCTCAGTCCGCACATTGAAATCTGGTTTTTCGACGGCAGCGCCCGGCAATGGCTGACCGAAGTTGGCATCACCTATGACCAGCGCAACGCCCTGGTGGTCGGACTGGCCATGGGCTTCGCGGTCATTCCGACCATTTTCTCCATAGCCGAGGACGCCATCTTCAACGTGCCCAAGCACCTGACTCAGGGCTCCCTGGCCCTGGGCGCCACGCCCTGGCAGACCGTAACCCGGGTCGTCCTGCTCACGGCCAGTCCGGGAATCTTTTCAGCCGTGATGATCGGCTTTGGTCGGGCCGTGGGCGAGACCATGATCGTGCTCATGGCCACGGGCAACAGTCCGGTGATGAACTTCAACATTTTCGAAGGCATGCGCACCCTCTCAGCGAACATCGCCGTGGAACTGCCGGAGACCGCGGTGGGCAGCACGCACTACCGGATTCTGTTCCTGGCGGCCCTGGTGCTCTTCGTGCTGACGTTCATCGTGAACACGGCCGCGGAAATCGTCCGGCAGCGGCTGCGCAAGAAATACAGTTCGCTGTAGGGGAATGGGTGAAAGGTGAAGGGGTGAAAGGTGAAAGGTGAAAGGTGAAGGGGTGAAAGGTGAAAGGTGAAAGGTGAAGGGTGAAGGGTGAAAGGTGAAGGGTGTGCATTTTTAAATCAACACAGGCTTCATGCAATCCCGAAGGGATGGAATCGTAAAGCCGGTGGTTTCAACCACCGGAAACCGTCAGGTGATTTCCCGCGGCGAAAGGATGGACGAAATGCTTTCCATTTGTCCGAAAGGCTTCCTGCAATCCCGAAGGGATGGAATCGTAAAGCCGGTGGTTTCAACCACCGGAAAGGACGCCCCCACGAGAATGAGTCCTGTAGGGACGACATATTTCGGCCTCTTGCGACATTTTACGTCGTCCCTTCAGGACTCGAAATCGGTGTGTTGCATGCCGGTGGTTGAAACCACCGGCTCTACGATTCCTCCCTTTCAGGGAGAATAGATACTGGACCGATTTCGATCACGATTTCGATTCATTCGTGATACATTGAAAAACCGTAGGATAACGGCATGAATACACGTCAATGGTTCAAAAGCGGTTCCCCGTGGATCTGGCTGACCGGGGGGATGATCAGCTTGAGCATGATCATGGTCTTCGGTCTGCTGGCCTTGATCGCCGTGCGCGGATTGGGTCACTTTTGGCCGGCTCCGGTGGTGGAGTTTGAGTACCATCCCGACCCGGAGACCACGGTGCGCATCCTTGGCAACCCGATGCGCTCCCAGAATGTTACCGGACTCATCCTGCGGGAATCCGGGCACCAGATCCCGGAGGACGTGGATCTGACCCAGCGATTCCTGATCAAGCAGGGCAACCGGGATCTGACAGGTCGGGATTTCATGTGGTACCCGGAGCCGCTGATCTCCGAGTGGACCACCCCTCGGGAGGCCATGGTCGTCGAGCGTCGAGAGTGGGGCGATTTCATTGGTTTTCTGAGCCAGGTCAAGCAGGACGGCGTGGTGATCGCCGAAGGCTACGCGGGCAGGGAAAAACTTTTGCCTCTCGTGGCCCGGGCCAACGAACTGGCCGGGAAAATCAACCGCATCGAACGCTACGAGATCGGCGGGTTGAACATGCAACTTGAGCGGATTCGGTTGGCTCAACGCGGCTTGTCCCGGAACGTGGATCTGGAACCGGCTGAAGTTCAGCGCCGAATGGCCGAATTGCAGTCGGAGCAGGACGAACTGGATCGCCAGTACGAGGGGATTAACGCTCGTAGGCTTGAGCTGCTGGAACAGATGCGCCGGGATATCATGGTGGCTGAGTCCATGGACGGCAGACAGGTGGAGATTCCCCTGGCCAACGTGGTCCATGTGCACTGGCCCAACGACATGTCCCTGGTTCAGAAGATGGGCCACTACGTGACCATGGTCTGGGGATTCTTGAGCGGCTTTCCCCGTGAAGCGAACACCGAGGGCGGGATTTTTCCGGCTATTTTCGGCACGGTGCTGATGGTCATCCTGATGTCCATCGTGGTCACGCCCATGGGCGTGCTGGCGGCGATCTATCTGCGGGAGTACGCCAAGCAGGGGCCCCTGGTCCGTCTGGTGCGCATCTCGGTGAACAATCTGGCCGGGGTGCCGTCCATTGTCTTTGGCGTGTTCGGTCTGGCCTTTTTCGTCTACTTCGTGGGCGGCAACATGGACCGGATGTTCTATCAGGACGCCCTGCCCGCGCCGACCTTCGGCACGCCGGGGCTGGTCTGGGCTTCCTTGACCCTGGCCCTGCTGACCCTGCCCGTGGTCATCGTGTCCACGGAAGAAGGTCTGGCCCGGATCCCCAGCACCATCCGCCACGGCTCCCTGGCCTTGGGCGCGACCAAGGCCGAGACCCTCTGGCGAACGGTTCTGCCCCTGTCCACACCGGCGATGATGACCGGGCTGATCCTGGCCGTGGCCCGGGCCGCCGGGGAGGTCGCTCCGCTGATGCTGGTGGGCGTGGTCAAACTGGCCCCGAACTTGCCTGTGGACGGGTATTTCCCGTACCTGCACCTGGAGCGCAAGTTCATGCACCTGGGCTTTCACATTTACGACGTGGGCTTCCAGAGCCCCAACGTGGAGGCCTCCCGGCCCCTGGTCTACGCCACGGCCCTGGTCCTGGTCCTGATCATCATCACCCTGAACCTGACGGCCATCACCATCCGCAATTATCTGCGGGAAAAGTACCGCAGCGAAAGCGATTAGCGGTCCGTTGAAAAACTCCCAATTGCCGCGTCGCCGCAAAAAGTTCAAACTCTCACGTATCAATACATACACTTCGATCTTGCACTTTTCTTGCTCCTTGCAATTGGGGTTTTTGAACAGCCCGCGAGCATATTTTGAATACAACGGCAAGCCGCGTTCAACGCCCGTCGTCGAACCGACATTGAACCGCAACCCCACCGTAACCACGCAGCTTATGGAAAGGTGATATGAGTACCACGAACAACTCCCCGGTGCCCCACGGCGTCATGGCCAACTTTTTTGCCGACAATCCGCGAGAAAAAATGGATTTCAGCAAGGAAACGTTTTCCCTGGAAGTGGAGAACCTTCAGCTTTACTACGGCAAGGACCAAGCCCTGAAGGACATCTCCATGAAGATCCCCACCCGGCGGGTCACGGCCTTCATCGGTCCCAGCGGCTGCGGCAAGTCCACCTTGCTGCGCTGCTTCAACAGGATGAACGACCTGATCGACATCTGTCGCATCGAGGGCAGCATTAAGCTTGATGGCGAGAACATCTACGACCGGACCGTGGACGTGGCC contains:
- a CDS encoding ABC transporter permease subunit, whose amino-acid sequence is MKNGSSSSSNSTHDLDKLFGAMPDAAARASLRKYRTTKDVSAKYFISASGLGVVLALALIFIFLFIELVPIFAPAKIEKNTAYVVPGGPEEHTLLLDMDRYQEVGVRYRGNGEVFFFEMATGRPMEKVVLPVPEGVEIRSFGQGEPRSNLVVLGLSDGTAILVRHEFELDWTDNIRTVVPKLTFPFGNDPVPVDPMHRPLRHIAVQRAAAGTAVATVTDDNRVLLVQLATRTSFLTGETVVTTTEHDLGSAPGEVVDVLISSNMINLFLADAHGKLHYYDLRQPSQAGPAHSLEVVPDVSVSITAVDFLLGTVSLIVGRSDGTLSQYFLVRDERNQYFITHVRDFDRHAAPITTLATEYTRKGFAAADAAGVVGLHYPTSQRTLLLKPVADSPIRTLAFSPTNAALLALDETQSLHLLDVDNPHPEYSFSALWQKVWYEGRSAPDYVWQSSSASDEFESKFSQMPLTLGTLKASFYAMLIAMPLAVLGAIYAAYFMSPKLRAVVKPSIEVMEALPTVILGFLAGLWLAPFVESNLPAVFSIVVFMPLMMLLTAFLWSMLPHRVRLLVPDGWEAALLVPMLLVFGWVCVTLSPHIEIWFFDGSARQWLTEVGITYDQRNALVVGLAMGFAVIPTIFSIAEDAIFNVPKHLTQGSLALGATPWQTVTRVVLLTASPGIFSAVMIGFGRAVGETMIVLMATGNSPVMNFNIFEGMRTLSANIAVELPETAVGSTHYRILFLAALVLFVLTFIVNTAAEIVRQRLRKKYSSL
- the pstA gene encoding phosphate ABC transporter permease PstA, whose product is MNTRQWFKSGSPWIWLTGGMISLSMIMVFGLLALIAVRGLGHFWPAPVVEFEYHPDPETTVRILGNPMRSQNVTGLILRESGHQIPEDVDLTQRFLIKQGNRDLTGRDFMWYPEPLISEWTTPREAMVVERREWGDFIGFLSQVKQDGVVIAEGYAGREKLLPLVARANELAGKINRIERYEIGGLNMQLERIRLAQRGLSRNVDLEPAEVQRRMAELQSEQDELDRQYEGINARRLELLEQMRRDIMVAESMDGRQVEIPLANVVHVHWPNDMSLVQKMGHYVTMVWGFLSGFPREANTEGGIFPAIFGTVLMVILMSIVVTPMGVLAAIYLREYAKQGPLVRLVRISVNNLAGVPSIVFGVFGLAFFVYFVGGNMDRMFYQDALPAPTFGTPGLVWASLTLALLTLPVVIVSTEEGLARIPSTIRHGSLALGATKAETLWRTVLPLSTPAMMTGLILAVARAAGEVAPLMLVGVVKLAPNLPVDGYFPYLHLERKFMHLGFHIYDVGFQSPNVEASRPLVYATALVLVLIIITLNLTAITIRNYLREKYRSESD